In Cervus elaphus chromosome 5, mCerEla1.1, whole genome shotgun sequence, the following proteins share a genomic window:
- the FZD2 gene encoding frizzled-2 — protein sequence MRPRSALPRLLLPLLLLPAAGPAQFHGEKGISIPDHGFCQPISIPLCTDIAYNQTIMPNLLGHTNQEDAGLEVHQFYPLVKVQCSPELRFFLCSMYAPVCTVLEQAIPPCRSICERARQGCEALMNKFGFQWPERLRCEHFPRHGAEQICVGQNHSEDGAPALLTTAPPPGLQPGAGGTPGGPGGGGSPPRYATLEHPFHCPRVLKVPSYLSYKFLGERDCAAPCEPARPDGSMFFSQEETRFARLWILTWSVLCCASTFFTVTTYLVDMQRFRYPERPIIFLSGCYTMVSVAYIAGFVLQERVVCNERFSEDGYRTVVQGTKKEGCTILFMMLYFFSMASSIWWVILSLTWFLAAGMKWGHEAIEANSQYFHLAAWAVPAVKTITILAMGQIDGDLLSGVCFVGLNSLDPLRGFVLAPLFVYLFIGTSFLLAGFVSLFRIRTIMKHDGTKTEKLERLMVRIGVFSVLYTVPATIVIACYFYEQAFREHWERSWVSQHCKSLAIPCPAHYTPRMSPDFTVYMIKYLMTLIVGITSGFWIWSGKTLHSWRKFYTRLTNSRHGETTVSLFKENSAQQPHQSLETSQRR from the exons ATGCGGCCTCGCAGCGCCCTGCCCCGCCtgttgctgccgctgctgctgctgcccgccGCCGGGCCGGCCCAATTCCACGGAGAGAAGGGCATATCCATCCCGGACCACGGCTTCTGCCAGCCCATCTCCATCCCGTTGTGCACGGACATCGCCTACAACCAGACCATCATGCCCAACCTTCTGGGCCATACGAACCAAGAGGACGCCGGACTGGAGGTGCACCAGTTCTACCCGTTGGTAAAAGTGCAGTGCTCGCCCGAACTGCGCTTCTTCCTGTGCTCGATGTACGCGCCCGTGTGCACCGTGCTGGAGCAGGCCATCCCGCCGTGCCGCTCCATCTGCGAGCGCGCGCGCCAGGGCTGCGAGGCGCTCATGAACAAGTTCGGTTTCCAGTGGCCGGAGCGCCTGCGCTGCGAGCACTTCCCCCGCCACGGCGCGGAGCAGATCTGCGTGGGCCAGAACCACTCGGAGGACGGCGCGCCGGCGCTTCTCACCACCGCGCCGCCGCCCGGCCTGCAGCCGGGTGCGGGAGGCACCCCGGGCGGCCCGGGTGGCGGCGGCTCGCCCCCGCGCTATGCCACGCTGGAGCACCCGTTCCACTGTCCGCGCGTCCTCAAGGTGCCGTCCTATCTCAGCTACAAGTTCCTGGGCGAGCGCGACTGCGCGGCTCCCTGCGAGCCGGCGCGGCCGGACGGCTCCATGTTCTTCTCGCAGGAGGAGACGCGCTTTGCGCGCCTCTGGATCCTCACCTGGTCTGTGCTGTGCTGCGCCTCCACCTTCTTCACCGTCACCACGTACCTGGTAGACATGCAGCGCTTCCGCTACCCCGAGCGGCCCATCATCTTTCTGTCCGGCTGCTACACCATGGTGTCGGTGGCCTACATCGCGGGCTTCGTGCTCCAGGAGCGCGTGGTGTGTAACGAGCGCTTCTCCGAGGACGGCTACCGCACGGTGGTGCAGGGCACCAAGAAGGAGGGCTGCACCATCCTCTTCATGATGCTCTACTTCTTCAGCATGGCCAGTTCCATCTGGTGGGTCATCTTGTCGCTCACCTGGTTCCTGGCGGCCGGCATGAAGTGGGGCCACGAGGCCATCGAGGCCAACTCGCAGTACTTTCACCTGGCCGCGTGGGCCGTGCCCGCCGTCAAGACCATCACGATCCTGGCTATGGGCCAGATTGACGGCGACCTGCTGAGCGGCGTGTGCTTCGTGGGCCTCAATAGCCTGGACCCGTTGCGGGGCTTCGTGCTGGCGCCGCTCTTCGTGTACCTGTTCATAGGCACGTCCTTCCTCCTGGCCGGCTTCGTGTCCCTCTTCCGCATCCGCACCATCATGAAACACGACGGTACCAAGACGGAGAAACTGGAGCGGCTGATGGTGCGCATCGGCGTCTTCTCGGTGCTCTACACGGTGCCCGCCACCATCGTCATTGCCTGCTACTTCTACGAGCAGGCCTTCCGAGAGCACTGGGAGCGCTCGTGGGTGAGCCAGCACTGCAAGAGCCTGGCCATCCCGTGCCCGGCGCACTACACGCCGCGCATGTCTCCCGACTTCACCGTCTACATGATCAAATACCTCATGACGCTCATCGTGGGCATCACGTCGGGCTTCTGGATCTGGTCCGGCAAGACGCTGCACTCGTGGAGGAAGTTCTACACCCGTCTCACCAACAGCCGGCACGGGGAGACGACCGT gtcgctttttaaagaaaactctgCCCAACAGCCCCACCAG TCTTTGGAAACCTCCCAACGGAGATGA